A genomic region of Mustela erminea isolate mMusErm1 chromosome 12, mMusErm1.Pri, whole genome shotgun sequence contains the following coding sequences:
- the KLHL9 gene encoding kelch-like protein 9: MKVSLGNGEMGVSAHLQPCKAGTTRFFTSNTHSSVVLQGFDQLRIEGLLCDVTLVPGDGDEIFPVHRAMMASASDYFKAMFTGGMKEQDLMCIKLHGVNKVGLKKIIDFIYTAKLSLNMDNLQDTLEAASFLQILPVLDFCKVFLISGVSLDNCVEVGRIANTYNLIEVDKYVNNFILKNFPALLSTGEFLKLPFERLAFVLSSNSLKHCSELELFKAACRWLRLEDPRMDYAAKLMKNIRFPLMTPQDLINYVQTVDFMRTDNTCVNLLLEASNYQMMPYMQPVMQSDRTAIRSDSTHLVTLGGVLRQQLVVSKELRMYDERAQEWRSLAPMDAPRYQHGIAVIGNFLYVVGGQSNYDTKGKTAVDTVFRFDPRYNRWMQVASLNEKRTFFHLSALKGHLYAVGGRSAAGELATVECYNPRMNEWSYVAKMSEPHYGHAGTVYGGLMYISGGITHDTFQNELMCFDPDTDKWTQKAPMTTVRGLHCMCTVGDKLYVIGGNHFRGTSDYDDVLSCEYYSPTLDQWTPIAAMLRGQSDVGVAVFENKIYVVGGYSWNNRCMVEIVQKYDPEKDEWHKVFDLPESLGGIRACTLTVFPPEENPGSPSRESPLSAPSDHS; encoded by the coding sequence ATGAAAGTGTCTCTTGGTAACGGCGAAATGGGCGTCTCCGCCCATCTGCAACCTTGCAAGGCAGGAACCACACGGTTTTTTACCAGCAATACTCACAGCTCGGTGGTATTGCAAGGCTTCGATCAGCTTAGAATAGAAGGCTTGCTTTGTGATGTGACCCTGGTACCCGGTGACGGAGATGAAATCTTCCCCGTCCACAGAGCTATGATGGCGTCTGCCAGTGATTATTTCAAGGCGATGTTCACAGGTGGAATGAAAGAACAGGATTTAATGTGCATTAAGCTTCATGGGGTGAACAAGGTTGGCCTgaagaaaataattgattttatttatactgCAAAACTTTCCCTTAATATGGACAATCTCCAGGACACACTTGAAGCTGCCAGCTTTTTACAAATTTTACCTGTTTTGGACTTCTGTAAAGTATTTCTTATTTCAGGAGTCTCTTTAGATAACTGTGTTGAAGTTGGACGAATTGCTAACACCTACAATCTTATCGAAGTGGATAAATATGTCAACAATTTCATCCTGAAGAATTTTCCTGCTTTACTGAGTACTGGGGAGTTTCTGAAGCTCCCCTTTGAACGGCTTGCCTTTGTGCTTTCTAGTAATAGTCTTAAGCACTGTTCTGAACTTGAGCTCTTCAAGGCTGCCTGTCGCTGGCTAAGGTTGGAAGACCCTCGGATGGATTATGCTGCAAAATTAATGAAGAACATTCGATTTCCATTGATGACACCCCAGGATCTCATCAATTACGTGCAGACAGTAGATTTCATGAGAACAGACAATACCTGTGTGAATTTGCTTTTAGAAGCTAGCAATTACCAAATGATGCCGTATATGCAGCCAGTGATGCAGTCAGATAGAACTGCCATTCGATCTGACTCGACACACCTGGTCACCTTAGGAGGAGTTTTGAGACAGCAGCTGGTTGTCAGTAAAGAATTACGGATGTATGATGAAAGGGCACAAGAATGGAGATCTCTAGCCCCCATGGATGCTCCTCGATACCAGCATGGTATTGCTGTCATTGGAAACTTTCTTTACGTAGTTGGTGGTCAAAGCAATTATGATACGAAAGGAAAAACTGCTGTTGATACAGTTTTCAGGTTTGATCCTCGGTATAATAGGTGGATGCAGGTTGCATCACTAAATGAAAAGCGCACATTCTTCCACCTGAGTGCCCTCAAAGGACATTTATATGCTGTTGGTGGGCGGAGTGCAGCTGGTGAACTGGCCACAGTAGAATGTTACAACCCAAGGATGAATGAGTGGAGCTATGTTGCAAAAATGAGTGAACCCCACTATGGCCATGCTGGAACAGTGTATGGGGGCCTAATGTATATTTCAGGAGGAATTACTCATGACACCTTCCAGAATGAGCTCATGTGTTTTGACCCAGATACAGACAAATGGACACAGAAGGCTCCAATGACGACAGTCAGAGGTCTGCACTGCATGTGTACGGTTGGAGACAAGCTCTATGTCATTGGTGGCAATCACTTCAGAGGAACAAGTGATTATGATGATGTTCTAAGCTGTGAATACTATTCGCCAACCCTTGACCAGTGGACACCAATTGCTGCTATGTTAAGAGGTCAAAGTGATGTTGGAGTTGCcgtctttgaaaataaaatctatgttGTAGGTGGATATTCTTGGAATAATCGTTGTATGGTAGAAATTGTCCAGAAATATGACCCAGAAAAGGATGAGTGGCATAAAGTTTTTGACCTTCCAGAATCACTTGGTGGCATTCGGGCTTGTACTCTCACAGTTTTTCCACCTGAGGAAAACCCTGGATCACCTTCTAGAGAATCACCTCTTTCAGCACCTTCGGATCATTCTTAG